In the genome of Streptomyces fagopyri, the window CCCAGGGCGTGGCTCAGTTCGCCGACGGTGGCGCTCGGGTCGTCGAGGGCGTCGGAGCCGGCGTTGTCGTCGAGGAAGAAGCCCTGGAGCAGGATGACCGCGACCTGCGTGACGACGGCGACGGTCAGCGAGATGCCCAGCACCGTGCGCCAGTACGTACGCATCGTGGAGACCGCACCGTCGAGGATCTCGCCGACACCGAGCGGGCGCAGCGGGATGACACCGGGCTTGGCGGCGGGAGGCGGTCCGCCCCAGCCGGTGGGACCCCCTGGTCCGCCTCCGGGGCCGCCCCAGGCTCCGTAGCCGCCGCGCTGCCCCGCCGGGCCGCCGGGGCCGGGCGGGGGTGGCGGGGTCGGGCCGGGGCCCTGGGGGCCGGGAGCGGACCACTGGCCGGGCGGGGGCTGCTCCTTGGACCACTTCGACGGCGGCTCCGGCTCGTTGGTGCCGGCCTGCTGCGGGGGCTGGTCCGTGGGCTGCGGCGCGGTGCCGGAGCCGTCGGGCTCCCGCCCGTCGGAGGGGGCGGATCCGGGCGAGGCCCAGCCCGGAGAGTCGTTCATCGTCGCTCCTTCACGGTGCCCGTCCGCGGGACGCGGCGGCAGGTTGGCAGCCATCGTGCCACGGTGTGCCCGGCAGGGGACCGGCCGCCGTATGGGCTGCACATCTTCAATTGTCCGCCGGGTACGGGGCAGACTGGGCGGATGGCTGATCAGTACGCTCAATCTCGCGAGCACGACAGGCCGATGGAGATACCGGCGATCCGCTGGGAGGAACCGCCTGAAGGGCCCGTAGTGGTCCTTCTCGACCAGACGCGGCTGCCGGCCGAGGAAGTCGAGTTGGTGTGCACGGATGCCTCGACGCTGGTGGAGGCGATCCGCACGCTGGCCGTGCGCGGTGCGCCGGTGCTCGGCATCGCGGGGGCGTACGGTGTCGCGCTCGCCGCCGTGCGCGGCTTCGACGTCGAGGACGCCGCGCGTGCGCTGGCCGGGGCACGGCCGACGGCGGTGAACCTCGCCGTGGGTGTGCGCCGGGCGCAGGCGGCGTATCGGGGGGCGCTCTCGGACGGTGGTGATCAGCGGGCGGCCGGGGAGGCGGCGCTCGCGGCGGCGCGGGCGCTGCACGGGGAGGACGCCCGGGCCAGTGCCCGGATGGCCGTGCACGGGCTGGCGCTGCTGGACGAGCTGCTGCCGGGCGGTGGCCACCGGATCCTGACCCACTGCAACACCGGGGCGCTGGTGTCCGGAGGGGAGGGCACGGCTTTCGCGGTGGCCCTCGCGGCGCATCGGGTGGGGCAGTTGCGGCGGCTGTGGGTGGATGAGACGCGTCCGCTGCTGCAGGGTGCCCGCCTCACGGCTTACGAAGCGGCGCGCAACGGAATGGCGTACACCCTGCTCACGGACAACGCGGCGGGATCGCTGTTCGCGGCGGGTGAGGTGGACGCGGTGCTCGTCGGGGCCGATCGGATCGCCGCCGACGGTTCGGTGGCGAACAAGGTGGGGAGCTACCCGCTCGCGGTGCTGGCCCGCTATCACCATGTGCCGTTCATCGTGGTGGCGCCGGTGACGACGGTGGATCCGGACACCCCGGACGGAGCGTCCATCGAGGTCGAGCAGCGCCCCGGTCATGAGGTGACCGAGCTCACGGCGCCGCAGGTGCCGGTGGTGGGGATGGAAGCGGGGGGCGGGATACCGGTGGCACCCCTGGGGACCCAGGCGTACAACCCGGCATTCGACGTGACGCCGCCCGAGTTGGTGACGGCGATCGTGACCGAGGAGGGCGTTGTCTCGCCCGTGACGGCTGAGGCGCTGGCCGAGCTGTGTGACAGGTCGCGGCAGGTGACCATTCAGCCGATGGGATGATGTCCCGCGCCGGTCGGGGAGAGCCGTTCGACGAGAGCCGGCCGACGAGAGCCGTTCGACGAAGAGGGCCCCTCCATCTCCGGCGGTCGGCCGGGAGGGGGGCCGGTTTTCGTCACCCGAACAACGGATCGGGTTTTGCCGTCGAAAGTGAGCCGGTGGACGGACTCCGGTCCGGTGCCGGTTGCGAGGGGGACGTCCGTCGAAGAGACGCCGCAGGTGGCGCCGGACGGTGACGGCCGCGCCGTGACCCGCTAGGTTGGCGTGCGTCGTCGCCCCTGGGCGTTCGAGCCGGAAGACCGCGCGCTGCCACAGGCCGGCGGGCTGACATGCGCCGCCGACGTCGGCGTCGGCGGACAGGGGCAGACAGTGACGGCCCCATACGACTATCGTCACAGGTCAGTGAGCCTGCTCACCTGCACCTCCTTCACCGTTATGAGAATGGGATGATGTCGTTTATGAAGGGACGAGTCCTTGTCGTCGATGACGACACCGCACTGGCCGAGATGCTCGGCATCGTGTTGCGTGGTGAAGGTTTTGAGCCGTCTTTCGTAGCCGACGGCGACAAGGCGCTGGCCGCTTTCCGTGAGACCAAGCCCGATCTGGTGCTTCTGGACCTGATGCTTCCCGGCCGGGACGGCATCGAGGTGTGCCGCCTGATCAGGGCGGAGTCCGGGGTACCGATCGTGATGCTCACGGCGAAGAGCGACACCGTCGATGTCGTGGTGGGCCTCGAGTCGGGTGCCGACGACTACATCGTGAAGCCGTTCAAGCCGAAGGAACTGGTGGCACGGATCAGGGCGCGGCTGCGCCGTTCCGAGGAGCCGGCGCCGGAGCAGCTGGCCATCGGCGACCTCGTGATCGACGTCGCCGGTCACTCCGTGAAGCGGGACGGGCAGTCGATCGCGCTGACGCCGCTGGAGTTCGACCTCCTGGTGGCGCTGGCGCGCAAGCCCTGGCAGGTGTTCACGCGTGAGGTGCTCCTGGAGCAGGTGTGGGGTTACCGGCACGCGGCGGACACCCGGCTGGTGAACGTCCACGTCCAGCGGCTGCGCTCCAAGGTCGAGAAGGACCCGGAGCGGCCGGAGATCGTGGTGACCGTCCGAGGCGTCGGTTACAAGGCGGGACCGAGCTGACGTGTCCAGGGACAGTGCCGCTTCGGCGCCCGGACAGCCGGGGATCCGCGCGGAGCGGCCTGTCGGCCGGAACATGACGGGCTCCGGCTGGGAGCGGCTCATGGCGGGCGGGCTGCTCCAGGGCGGAGTCAAGGGCAGCCCGATCCTCCGGCTGCTCATGCGCTGGGTGCGCCGTCCGCTGCTGCCGGTGATGCGGCTGTGGCGGCGCAACATCCAGCTCAGGATCGTCGTCACGACGCTCCTGATGTCCCTGGGCGTCGTCCTGCTGCTCGGCTTCGTCGTGATCGGGCAGGTGCGCAACGGTCTGCTGGACGCCAAGGTGAAGGCGTCACAGAGCCAGGCGACCGGCGGTTTCTCGGTGGCCAAGCAGAAGGCGGACGCGACCGCCACGGCCAACGGTGACGCCGGGTCCGGCACGGACGACCGTCTGTCCAAGAACGTCAGCCAGTGGATGACCGACCTCGTGGTGTCCCTCTCCAGCGGTGGCCAGGGCGCCTTCGACGTGGTGACGCTCAGTTCGGGCGCGCCCGGTTCCGGTGGCGCCGGGCTCGGGCCGCGCTCCTCGGGCGACGTCGATCCGACGCTGAGCGTGCCGGAGAACCTGCGGACCCGCGTCGACAGCAGCACGCTGGCGGCCCAGAGCTACACCCGTGTCGTCTACAAGGACGGCACGCAGTCGCAGCCCGCGCTGGTCGTCGGCAAGCAGGTCAACGACCCCAACGGAGACCCGTACCAGCTGTACTACCTCTTCCCGCTGACGCAGGAGGAGAAGTCGCTGAGCCTGGTCAAGGGCACGCTCGCGACGGCCGGGCTGTTCGTCGTGGTGCTGCTGGGGGCCATCGCCTGGCTCGTGGTGCGCCAGGTCGTCACGCCGGTGCGGATGGCGGCGGGTATCGCCGAGCGGCTGTCCGCCGGGCATCTGCAGGAGCGGATGAAGGTCACCGGCGAGGACGACATCGCGCGGCTCGGCGAGGCCTTCAACAAGATGGCGCAGAACCTCCAGCTGAAGATCCAGCAGCTGGAGGACCTGTCGCGGATGCAGCGCCGCTTCGTGTCGGACGTGTCGCACGAGCTGCGTACGCCGCTGACGACCGTCCGGATGGCGGCCGACGTCATCCACGACGCGCGCGTGGACTTCGATCCGATGACCGCCAGGTCGGCCGAACTGCTCGCCGATCAGCTGGACCGGTTCGAGACGCTGCTCGCGGACCTGCTGGAGATCAGCCGGTTCGACGCGGGCGCGGCGGCGCTGGAGGCCGACGCGATCGACCTCAGGGAGGTCGTACGCCGGGTGGTCAGCGGCGCCGAGCCGCTCGCCGAGCGCAAGGGTTCCCCGATACGCATCGTCGGCGACGCGCAGCCCGTGATCGCCGAGGCGGACGCCCGCCGGGTGGAGCGGGTGCTGCGCAATCTCGTCGTCAACGCCGTGGAGCACGGCGACGGCAGGGAGGTCGTGGTCAAGCTGGCCGCGGCGGGCGGAGCGGTCGCCATCGCGGTGCGTGACTACGGCGTGGGGCTCAAGCCCGGCGAGGCGACCCGGGTCTTCAGCCGCTTCTGGCGCGCGGACCCGGCCCGCGCGCGGACCACCGGCGGCACCGGACTCGGGCTGTCGATCGCCCTGGAGGACGCCCGTCTGCACGGCGGATGGCTCCAGGCGTGGGGTGAGCCGGGCGGTGGTTCGCAGTTCCGGCTGACGCTGCCGCGGACCGCGGACGAACCGCTGCGGGGGTCCCCGATACCCCTGGAGCCCAAGGACTCACGGCGTAACCGCGGACTCAGCGAGGCGGGACTGCCGTCCGGCGGTGGCGGCAAGCTCGCCACGGTGCCGGCGCAGTCCACGGGCGGTCACGCGCCGCCGCCGATGCCGCCGCGCACATCCATGGAGTCGCGGATGGCCGGGGTGTCGCCCACGGCGGACCCGACGGCGCTGCCGGGCAACGGCGCGCGCGTGGTGCCGCGGCCGGCCGGGGCCGTTCGGCGGCCGGACACACCCGCGGCGGGTGGGGAGCGGACCGCGGAAGACCGCGGCGAGCACGAGGAGCTCGGACAAGGGGAGACACGTGGGCGCTGACCGGGAGGGGAGCGGCCGGCTGCGTCCCGTACGCGTGGGGGTGTACCTCGGCTGCGGCGCGCTGCTGCTGACCGGGTGCGCGTCGATGCCCGACAGCGGGGATCTGCAGGGCGTCGAGTCCACGCCGCGGCAGGACTCGCAGGTCCGCGTCTTCGCGCTGCCGCCGCGCGAGGACGCCCGGCCCTCCGAGATCGTGCAGGGGTTCCTGGAGGCACTGACCAGTGACGACGCGCAGTACAAGACGGCGCTCAAGTATCTGACGACGGCCGCCCGCAAGAGCTGGGACCCCTTCGGGTCCACGACCGTCCTCACCGACGGGCCCGACGCCAAGTCGGAGCAGTCGGTGAACTCCCAGGACGACGACGGCAGCTACGCGTACGTGCTGACCGGGACGAAGGTCGCCACGGTCAACGACCAGCACGCGTACACGCCGGACTCGGCCGCCTACCGCGCGACGGTGCACCTCACCCGGCAGAAGGACACCAAGCAGTGGCGCATCGACGGGCTGCCGCAGGGCGTGGTGATGGGCAACTCCGACTTCCAACGCAACTACGTGTCCGTCAACAAGTACTACTTCGCCTCGAACGCGCCCTCCGGGCCGGGCGGACAGCCGGGGACCGTCGCCGATCCGGTCTACGTGCGGGAGAAGGTGGACCCGATGACCGAGATGGTCCGGGCGCTGCTGAAGGGGCCCACCCGCTGGCTCGATCCGGTGGTGACGTCGAGCTTCCCGTCCGGCACGGACCTGAAGGCGGGCGTCACCTCGCTGTCGCCCGACGACCGCAACAAGGTGACGGTCCCGCTGAACCACAGGGCCGACCACGTCGGTGAGGCCCAGTGCGACAAGATGGCGGCCCAGCTCCTGCTCACCTTCCGGGACCTGACGCCCACGGGCGTCGACGAGGTGGAGCTCCAGCGGTCGAACGGTTCGCAGCTGTGCGATCTCGGCGAGGACCGCGCCGAGATCGTCGCCTCGCGCGGTACACCCGAACACCCCGGCTACGAGTACTTCATCGACGGGAAGCAGCGGCTCGTACGGCTGTCCAGCCGCAACGGCGACAAGGAGCCCGACCCGGTGCCCGGCGCGCTGGGCGAGGGCGGCAGGAAACTGCGGGCCGCCGCGGTGTCGCGGGACGAGAACAGCGCGGCCGGCGTGTCGGCCGACGGGAGTTCGCTGTACGTCGGCTCGCTGGTGTCGGGCGCCTCGCTCGGGGACGCGGTGCTGCGAAGCCAGGGCAAGACGGCCCAGGACCGGCTGACGACGCCCAGTTGGGACGGGCGGGGCGACCTGTGGGTGGCCGACCGCGATCCCGCGAACCCCCGGTTGCTGCTGCTGGAGAAGGGCGCGGGCCAGCCGTTGCAGGTGTCGACGCCGGCACTCGACGGGCGTGTCCAGGCGGTGCGGGTGGCGGCCGACGGGGTACGGATCGCGCTGATCGTCGAGAAGAACGGCAAGAGTTCCCTGCAGATCGGACGTATCGACCGGGACGTCAAGGCCGGGGAGCGGCCCAGCGTCTCGGTCAGTGAACTGCACTCGGTCGCACCGCAGCTGGAGGAGGTCACGGCCATGTCGTGGGCCGGGGACAGCCGGCTCGTGGTCGTCGGGCGGGAGTCCGAGGGGGTGCTGCAGATGCGGTACGTCCAGGTCGACGGCTCCACACCGGTGGGCGCGGCGCCCTCCGCGCTGACGGGGGTGAAGGAGATCGCCGCGTCCGAGGACGAGAGGCTGCCGCTGGTGGCGCACTCGGAGGAGGACGGGATCGTGCGGCTGTCGTCCGGCGAGCAGTGGCAGAAGGTCGTCAAGAACGGCACGGCGCCGGTGTACCCCGGGTAGGCAGGTCCGGTTCTCTGCCGCCTGCGTGTCGAAGGCGGAGGCCGAGACGGGGTCGGCGGGTCGTCCTGGGGTTCCGGGGCGGCCCCGTCCGCGTTCCTGGGGGCGTCCGGGGTGTTCGGGGTCTCGGGGCAGCTCGGCGCAGCTCGGGGGTCCGCGGGGTGTCTCGGGGGCTTGGGTGATTCATGCGGTTTCCCGCGGCTTCGTGCGCTTCCGCGGGGCTCCGCGGGCCGGTCCGGCGGGCGTCCCTTTCGAGAGTCGGTCCCACGGGTGACGGGCGTCCCGTTGTCCACCCGGTTGTCCACAGGCGGTTGTCCACAGGGGTGGCCGGTCGGTCGCGGTGTTGGCACAGTGGTGGACATGCGGGCGTGGTGGCAGGACCTCACCGACCTGGTGCTGCCGGCCGAGTGCGGAGGCTGCGGGAGACCTCGCACGGTGCTCTGCCCCGAGTGCCGTGCCGCCCTGAGCGGGGCCTCACCGCGCCGGGCGCGTCCGGATCCGGCGCCGCCCGGTCTACCGGTCGTGCACGCGGCGGCGCCGTACGAG includes:
- the mtnA gene encoding S-methyl-5-thioribose-1-phosphate isomerase is translated as MADQYAQSREHDRPMEIPAIRWEEPPEGPVVVLLDQTRLPAEEVELVCTDASTLVEAIRTLAVRGAPVLGIAGAYGVALAAVRGFDVEDAARALAGARPTAVNLAVGVRRAQAAYRGALSDGGDQRAAGEAALAAARALHGEDARASARMAVHGLALLDELLPGGGHRILTHCNTGALVSGGEGTAFAVALAAHRVGQLRRLWVDETRPLLQGARLTAYEAARNGMAYTLLTDNAAGSLFAAGEVDAVLVGADRIAADGSVANKVGSYPLAVLARYHHVPFIVVAPVTTVDPDTPDGASIEVEQRPGHEVTELTAPQVPVVGMEAGGGIPVAPLGTQAYNPAFDVTPPELVTAIVTEEGVVSPVTAEALAELCDRSRQVTIQPMG
- the mtrA gene encoding two-component system response regulator MtrA, whose protein sequence is MMSFMKGRVLVVDDDTALAEMLGIVLRGEGFEPSFVADGDKALAAFRETKPDLVLLDLMLPGRDGIEVCRLIRAESGVPIVMLTAKSDTVDVVVGLESGADDYIVKPFKPKELVARIRARLRRSEEPAPEQLAIGDLVIDVAGHSVKRDGQSIALTPLEFDLLVALARKPWQVFTREVLLEQVWGYRHAADTRLVNVHVQRLRSKVEKDPERPEIVVTVRGVGYKAGPS
- the mtrB gene encoding MtrAB system histidine kinase MtrB; amino-acid sequence: MSRDSAASAPGQPGIRAERPVGRNMTGSGWERLMAGGLLQGGVKGSPILRLLMRWVRRPLLPVMRLWRRNIQLRIVVTTLLMSLGVVLLLGFVVIGQVRNGLLDAKVKASQSQATGGFSVAKQKADATATANGDAGSGTDDRLSKNVSQWMTDLVVSLSSGGQGAFDVVTLSSGAPGSGGAGLGPRSSGDVDPTLSVPENLRTRVDSSTLAAQSYTRVVYKDGTQSQPALVVGKQVNDPNGDPYQLYYLFPLTQEEKSLSLVKGTLATAGLFVVVLLGAIAWLVVRQVVTPVRMAAGIAERLSAGHLQERMKVTGEDDIARLGEAFNKMAQNLQLKIQQLEDLSRMQRRFVSDVSHELRTPLTTVRMAADVIHDARVDFDPMTARSAELLADQLDRFETLLADLLEISRFDAGAAALEADAIDLREVVRRVVSGAEPLAERKGSPIRIVGDAQPVIAEADARRVERVLRNLVVNAVEHGDGREVVVKLAAAGGAVAIAVRDYGVGLKPGEATRVFSRFWRADPARARTTGGTGLGLSIALEDARLHGGWLQAWGEPGGGSQFRLTLPRTADEPLRGSPIPLEPKDSRRNRGLSEAGLPSGGGGKLATVPAQSTGGHAPPPMPPRTSMESRMAGVSPTADPTALPGNGARVVPRPAGAVRRPDTPAAGGERTAEDRGEHEELGQGETRGR
- a CDS encoding LpqB family beta-propeller domain-containing protein yields the protein MGADREGSGRLRPVRVGVYLGCGALLLTGCASMPDSGDLQGVESTPRQDSQVRVFALPPREDARPSEIVQGFLEALTSDDAQYKTALKYLTTAARKSWDPFGSTTVLTDGPDAKSEQSVNSQDDDGSYAYVLTGTKVATVNDQHAYTPDSAAYRATVHLTRQKDTKQWRIDGLPQGVVMGNSDFQRNYVSVNKYYFASNAPSGPGGQPGTVADPVYVREKVDPMTEMVRALLKGPTRWLDPVVTSSFPSGTDLKAGVTSLSPDDRNKVTVPLNHRADHVGEAQCDKMAAQLLLTFRDLTPTGVDEVELQRSNGSQLCDLGEDRAEIVASRGTPEHPGYEYFIDGKQRLVRLSSRNGDKEPDPVPGALGEGGRKLRAAAVSRDENSAAGVSADGSSLYVGSLVSGASLGDAVLRSQGKTAQDRLTTPSWDGRGDLWVADRDPANPRLLLLEKGAGQPLQVSTPALDGRVQAVRVAADGVRIALIVEKNGKSSLQIGRIDRDVKAGERPSVSVSELHSVAPQLEEVTAMSWAGDSRLVVVGRESEGVLQMRYVQVDGSTPVGAAPSALTGVKEIAASEDERLPLVAHSEEDGIVRLSSGEQWQKVVKNGTAPVYPG